One Candidatus Krumholzibacteriia bacterium genomic window, CACCAGCTCTCGATCCTCTTCGATCAATCGCACTTCATCGAGCAGTCGATCAAGGAAGTGCGCGATTCCGCCCTCTACGGCGGCATTCTCGCCATCCTGGTGCTCTTCCTCTTCCTCCGCGAGGTACGCAGCACCGTGATCATCGCCGCCACCATCCCAATCTCCGTCGTTGCCACCTTCATGCTCATGTACCGCATGAACATCTCCTTGAACGTCATGTCCCTCGGCGGCCTCGCCCTCGGCATCGGCAATCTGGTGGACAACTCGATCGTCGTCTTGGAAGCGGTGCACCGGAAGAAGAAGCTCGGGCTGTCGCTGGGGCGCGCCGCTCTCGAGGGGGCCGACGAGGTGGCCGCCGCGGTGGTGGCCTCCACCCTCACGACCGTGGCGGTCTTCCTCCCCATCGTCTTCGTCGAAGGCATCGCGGGACAGCTCTTCCGCGACCAAGCGCTCACCGTGAGCATCAGCCAGATCGCTTCCTTGATCGTCGGCCTCACCCTGATCCCCATGCTGAGCGCCCTCGGGCCCGCGATCCGCAAGGCTGACCTGGAGGGACCGCCGATCTCCCTCGGCGAGGAGGACGACGACGTCGGCGACGCCAGTCGCCTCACCTTGGGCAGGTTCTCCCGCTACTACGATGGCCTCGTCCGCCGGGCGATCGCACGGCCCTGGGCCACGCTGGGCGTGGCTTTCGCGCTCTTCGTCGTCGCGGTCGGATCGCTCCGCTTCATCGGCAGCGAGCTGATCCCGCCCTTGACCGAGGGGGAGTTCTTCTTCGAGATCAAGCTGCCCGAGGGCAGCTCGCTGGCCGCCACCAACCGGGTGGTGGCAGAGATCGAAGCGGCGGCGGCGGCGAACCCCGACATCGAGCAAACCTACTCCCGCGTCGGCAGCCGCCTCGTCTCGGGCGGGATGTCGATGAACGCCATGGGAGAGCACTTCGGGCAGGTCAACGTCCGCCTCGCCAACCGCACCGACGATGCCGTCGAAGCGGGGGTCGCCGAGGCGCTCCGAGCGCGCTTCGACGACATGCCCGACGTCGAGGCGCGGTTCGGCCGGCCCTCCTATTTCAGTCTCAAGACTCCGATCGAGCTGATCCTCTATGGCGAGGACCTGGAAATACTTCGGGACTACTCCATCGATCTGTCGCGCCGGCTGGGCGCCATCCCCGGCCTGGTGGATGTCCGCTCCTCCCTCGAAGCGGGGAACCCGGAGCTGCAGGTGGTCTTCGACCGCGATCGTGTGGCGGCCCTCGGCCTGGACCTGGGGACGCTGTCGGAGACGCTGCAAGGTCGCGTGCAGGGCGTCGTTCCCACCCGCTACAAGGAGGCCGACCGGCAGATCGACGTGCGCATCCGCAACCAGGAATCCGACCGGACCTCGGTGGCGGACGTGCGCAACCTCGTCCTCCCCGGCCCCGGCGGCGGCGCCATCCGTCTCGTCTCGGTGGCGAACGTGAAGGTGGACGAGGGCCCGGCGGAGATCCACCGCTTGCAGCAGCAGCGCGCCGCGGTGATCAGCGCCAACCTCGAAGGGCGCAGCCTGGGCTCTGCCGTGCAGGCCATCCGCGGCACCCTCACCGAAGAGCCGACGCCGGCGGGGATCAGCTCGGAGATCGGTGGCCAGAATGCGGAGATGCAGGTTTCCTTCGCCAGCCTGCGCTTCGCTCTCATCCTCGCCATCTTCCTGGTGTACCTGGTGATGGCGGCGACGTTCGAATCGTTCATCCATCCCTTCATCGTGCTCTTCACCATCCCGCTGGGCATCGTCGGCGTGGTCGCCGGGCTCTTGCTCACGGGGACCTCGATCAGCGTCATGGTGCTGATCGGCGTGGTGCTGCTCGTGGGGATCGTGGTGAACAACGCCATCGTGCTCATCGACGCCGTCAACCGCCTGCGCCGCGCCGGCTTCGACAAGGCAGAAGCGGTTGTACGCGCCGGTCACATCCGCCTGCGCCCGATTCTCATGACCGCGCTCACCACCGTGCTCGGCCTGGTGCCGATGGCGGTCGCCTGGGGGGAAGGCGCCGAGCTGCGGGCGCCGCTCGCCATCACCGTACTCTCCGGGCTCTCGGTGGCCACGCTGCTCACCCTGGTGGTGATCCCGGCGCTCTACGTCCTCGTGCCTTCGCGGGTCACCGTGGAGACGCCGCTGCCCGCGCAGTCGCTGGCGCGCCGGTCGGATCACACTGCATGATGCTGGGAGGTGCCCGATGACGCTGCCGGAATTCGCCATCAAACGACACGTGTCGATGCTGATGGTGGTGGTGAGCCTCGCCGTCCTCGGGACGGTGGCGCTCTTCCGCCTCCCCCTGGCGTTTTTGCCGGATGTCGAGCAGCCCATGCTCTTCGTGCAGCTCCCGTACACCAACGCTTCGCCGGCGCAGGTGGAGCGCCTCATCGTCCGCCCGGTGGAGGAAGCCCTGGGCTCCGTGAGCGGGTTGCGCAACATGTGGTCCCACATCGGCGACCAGGGGGGCACGATCGGGCTGGAATTCGACTGGTCGCAGAACATGAAGGTGGCGCGCACGGACGTGTGGCAGAAGATCGACCGCATCCGGCGCGACCTGCCCGACGACATCGGCGACATCATGGTGTCGAACAACTGGGACTCCCGCGAGGCCGACCGGCCGATCATCGAAGGCCGCCTGTCCTCGAAGCGCAACCTGAGCGAGAGCTACGACCTGCTGGACCGCCGCATCGTCAAGCCCCTGGAGAGGATCCCGGGAGTCGCCAGCGTCCGCCTCGACGGCGTGAATCCCAAGGAAGTGCGCATCAACCTGAATGTCGAGGCCCTGGAAGCGCACGCCGTGGACGTGCGCAAGGTCATCACCGTCCTGCAACGCTCCAATTTCGACCAGTCCCTCGGCAAGATCACCGACGGCGACTCGCGCTGGTCGCTGCGCATGGTGGGATCCTTCAAGAACGTGGAGGAGATCCAGAACTTCCCCATCCGCGAGGACGGCTTGCGGCTGCGCGACGTGGCCGAGGTCCGCTACGAGGAGCCGCCCCTGGAGTACGGCCGGCACCTGGACGGCGACTTCGCCATCGGCGTCACCGTGTCGCAGGAGTCCAAGGCCAACACGGTCGAGGTGTGCGACGCCGTGGACAAGCGCATCGCGGCGATGAACGACGACCCCGAGCTGGAAGGCGTCAACTTCCTCACCTGGTTCAGCCAGGGCAAGGAGATCCGCAAGACCCTCCAGGACCTCATGATCACCGGCATCTTCGGGGCCATCCTGGCGGCGCTGGTGCTCTATGCCTTCCTGCGCCGCATCCCCACCACCCTCGTCTCGGTGTCTTGCATCCCCTTCTCGATCGTGGTGGCCTGCGGCTTCGTCTGGGCGCGGGGCGGTTCGATGAACACGCTCACGCTCCTCGGCTTGATCGTTGCCATCGGCATGCTGGTGGACAATGCGGTCGTGGTGATGGAGAACATCTTCCGCCACCAGGAACTGGGGGAAGATCAGAAGGAAGCCACCCGCCGCGGGTCCGGGGAGGTTTCCATCGCCGTCATCGCCGCGACCCTGGCCTCGGTGATCGTCTTCCTGCCCCTCATCTACAACAAGCCCAGCGAGATGAACGTGTACTTGAAGGAGCTCGGGATCAGCGTCTGCGTGGTCATCCTGGCCTCCTTGTTCATCAGCCAGACGCTCATCCCCCTGGCCACCTCGTGGTTCATCAAGACGCGCCCGCGGCCGAAGTCCGGCGGCATGATCCGGACCGAAACGATCTACCAGCGGCTGCTCGAATTCAATCTGCGGCACCGTTGGCTGACGCCGGTGATCCTCCTGGCTGCGCTCGGCTCCGCCTATGTCCCCTTCACCAAGGTGGACAAGAACTTCGACACCAACGAGAGCGAGCTCTTCGTCCAGGTGAACTACGAGTTCAGCGAGAACATGGGCTTGGAACGGAAAGAGGAGTTCGTCCGGCGGGTGGAGCATGCCCTCGAGCCCCACCGCGACAAGCTCATGGCGCGTTCGATCTACAGCTTCTGGAGCGACTACTGGAGCATGACGCGGGTGTACCTGAAGGAGGGCGAAGCCAACGAGGCGAACATCGCTACGGTGCGCGGGCAGCTGCGCGGGCTGCTGCCCGAGATCCCCGGGCTCAAGCTGGAAGTGGCGGAATCGAATCAGTTCTGGCGCCAGGACCGGGGCAAGCGCATCGCTCTGCAGCTCGTCGGTGAAGACTCCGAGGTCCTCGGCGAGCTGGCGGACGAGGCCAAGCGCCGTCTCAGCGAGATCCCCGGGCTCCTCGATCCCTTCGCCGGCAGCGAGCAGCGCCGGCAGGAGATCCACGTCGAGATCGACCGCGAGCGTGCCGCCCGCATGGGCGTCTCGGCCCTGCAACCTGCACAGGTGGTGGGTCTCACCTACCGCGGCCAGCGGATGCAGCATTTCCGCACCGCCGATGGCGAGCGCGAGATGCGGGTGACTCTGGACGAGAAGGAAACCGAGAGCGTGGCGCAGCTGCGCAACCTGCCCATCTGGAACGCCCAGGGGGAGAAGATCCCGCTCGCCTCCCTCGCGGAGTTCGAGGAAACGACGGGGGACCGTGATATCAACCGGGACAACCGCCTGACCAGCGTGTGGGCCGGCGCCCGCTTCGAGGAGGGCGCTCGCGAGGACTATCTCCCGCTCGTGACCGCCGCCATGAACGGCATGCAGTTCCCCTACGGCTACTCCTGGACGTTCGGCCGCTGGGAGGAACGCCGCAAGGAGAAGACGCAGGAGTTCCTGACCAATCTGCTCCTCGCCTTGCTGCTCATCTTCGTGGTCATGGCCTCCTTGTTCGAATCCGCGGGGCAAGCGGTGACGCTGCTCCTCGCCCTGCCGTTTGCGCTCGCCGGTGCTTTCTGGACGCTTTTCGCCACCGGGACAGACCTTGACCAACCTGCAGCCGTGGGTCTT contains:
- a CDS encoding efflux RND transporter permease subunit codes for the protein MTLPEFAIKRHVSMLMVVVSLAVLGTVALFRLPLAFLPDVEQPMLFVQLPYTNASPAQVERLIVRPVEEALGSVSGLRNMWSHIGDQGGTIGLEFDWSQNMKVARTDVWQKIDRIRRDLPDDIGDIMVSNNWDSREADRPIIEGRLSSKRNLSESYDLLDRRIVKPLERIPGVASVRLDGVNPKEVRINLNVEALEAHAVDVRKVITVLQRSNFDQSLGKITDGDSRWSLRMVGSFKNVEEIQNFPIREDGLRLRDVAEVRYEEPPLEYGRHLDGDFAIGVTVSQESKANTVEVCDAVDKRIAAMNDDPELEGVNFLTWFSQGKEIRKTLQDLMITGIFGAILAALVLYAFLRRIPTTLVSVSCIPFSIVVACGFVWARGGSMNTLTLLGLIVAIGMLVDNAVVVMENIFRHQELGEDQKEATRRGSGEVSIAVIAATLASVIVFLPLIYNKPSEMNVYLKELGISVCVVILASLFISQTLIPLATSWFIKTRPRPKSGGMIRTETIYQRLLEFNLRHRWLTPVILLAALGSAYVPFTKVDKNFDTNESELFVQVNYEFSENMGLERKEEFVRRVEHALEPHRDKLMARSIYSFWSDYWSMTRVYLKEGEANEANIATVRGQLRGLLPEIPGLKLEVAESNQFWRQDRGKRIALQLVGEDSEVLGELADEAKRRLSEIPGLLDPFAGSEQRRQEIHVEIDRERAARMGVSALQPAQVVGLTYRGQRMQHFRTADGEREMRVTLDEKETESVAQLRNLPIWNAQGEKIPLASLAEFEETTGDRDINRDNRLTSVWAGARFEEGAREDYLPLVTAAMNGMQFPYGYSWTFGRWEERRKEKTQEFLTNLLLALLLIFVVMASLFESAGQAVTLLLALPFALAGAFWTLFATGTDLDQPAAVGLLLLIGTVVNNGIVMLAHVNHYRGEGLPRHEALLRGCRERLRPILMTAFTTLISLVPMVVQKPSLGGVYYYSMALVIMGGLTLSTFLTLILLPTATTLVEDSNAWLARQARRLPRLLRLRRKQVVLAD
- a CDS encoding efflux RND transporter permease subunit; amino-acid sequence: MRGFIAGAVRRRVTVVMASLAVTAFGIVGYQRLPLELFPDISYPSLTVQTDFPDTAPQEVENLVTRPVEEAVGVLRGLKSVHSVSRPGVSEVTLEFDWDSDMDMLSMEVREKLDRLILPEEAEEPIVLRFDPSLDPIMRIALSGKGELNAMRNLAERKIKLDLETIKGVASAQVKGGLEDEIHVDVDQERLAALGIPLQRVREVVGVSNVNMPGGSLRGADSHFLIRTLNEFDTVDEIGGVIIEDRAGAVVRLRDVAKVSKGTKEREEITRVDGNECVEIAAFKEGDANTVTVSRRLRERLAEWEKKLPEGHQLSILFDQSHFIEQSIKEVRDSALYGGILAILVLFLFLREVRSTVIIAATIPISVVATFMLMYRMNISLNVMSLGGLALGIGNLVDNSIVVLEAVHRKKKLGLSLGRAALEGADEVAAAVVASTLTTVAVFLPIVFVEGIAGQLFRDQALTVSISQIASLIVGLTLIPMLSALGPAIRKADLEGPPISLGEEDDDVGDASRLTLGRFSRYYDGLVRRAIARPWATLGVAFALFVVAVGSLRFIGSELIPPLTEGEFFFEIKLPEGSSLAATNRVVAEIEAAAAANPDIEQTYSRVGSRLVSGGMSMNAMGEHFGQVNVRLANRTDDAVEAGVAEALRARFDDMPDVEARFGRPSYFSLKTPIELILYGEDLEILRDYSIDLSRRLGAIPGLVDVRSSLEAGNPELQVVFDRDRVAALGLDLGTLSETLQGRVQGVVPTRYKEADRQIDVRIRNQESDRTSVADVRNLVLPGPGGGAIRLVSVANVKVDEGPAEIHRLQQQRAAVISANLEGRSLGSAVQAIRGTLTEEPTPAGISSEIGGQNAEMQVSFASLRFALILAIFLVYLVMAATFESFIHPFIVLFTIPLGIVGVVAGLLLTGTSISVMVLIGVVLLVGIVVNNAIVLIDAVNRLRRAGFDKAEAVVRAGHIRLRPILMTALTTVLGLVPMAVAWGEGAELRAPLAITVLSGLSVATLLTLVVIPALYVLVPSRVTVETPLPAQSLARRSDHTA